TCGCCTTGGAAAGCGGATCAGAATCGTTCTCTCTTCGGTCTCTGAGGGGCAGAAATCAACCGTCGTCTCCCCATGAAAATTTGGTCCACAAATATAACGATGACAGTTGGTCAATTGAACCATAATCCCCGTAGAATGAACCTCCTCCTCACGACATCCTTCCGGGAGAGGGATCTCTACTGTGATGGTTTCGGTTGCGATGGTATCCGTGATCTCGCTTCGAATTCTATCGGCCGCCTCCCGAATCCGATCGGAAAAACCTTGGGCCTGAAGGCTTAAAGGGAACCAAAGAAGCATGACGAGGAGTAAGAGGGGTCGTCTCATCTCTTCCCCCCCTGGTTTCTCAGCCGATTGATTTGTTGATCCCTTCCGATCTGATCGGCAGGGGGATTACGCTCGTTAATCGGGTGATCGGTCCATGAACGTGAGTCAGCCGGCTCGGGAAGAGAAAAGGGGACGACACTCAAACCATTATTATTCATTAAAGACGGGGGATCGAGAATCGGACAGATCGCATGGTGGAGGGCCAGGTTTCTGGCCGATTCGGGGTCGTGGCTATAAAGCGCATAGGCGATGTTGCTCATGTTGGTGTAGAAGGGGCCTAGAAAAATCCCGTCGTAGCCGACCGGGGGAGAGGGATAATAAAATCTTTTTCCCCGGTTGCCTCCCCCAACTCCGGTAGCGGTTCCATATCGCGTGGTCCAGGTCGAACGAACGAAATCTTCTTTTTGAAAGGTGTTGGTCAATGGCCCCGGGCAATAATTGAGAGCGGTCAAGGCATCAATGACCAACGCCTCGGTCATGTTGGCCTGCTCTTCCTCCCAAAGGGCCTCCGGAGAGGGATAGCTCTCCATTCGATTGTGCCCCAGGGTTCTTAGGAAATAGGCATGGATCATCTGGTGGGCCAATTTTCCCGCGACGAGACAGGCGTAGCCGGGTGCCGATTTGACGGCGGGGGCCGGTCGGGAGGCCAAGAAATGGGGGCCTGATTCCGCCGGTGCCGGGTCGTAGATTTCCACTCCCGGGTCGTCGGGAAAATAGTCTTCAACAATGCCGCCATCCTCTCGGCGGCCATACGACGGGATGCAATCGCTGACATTGAACCGCGCATCGGAATTGAGTGCCCGCTTCGCCTGGCAATCCCCTGCGATGTCGCTCCGGATGATGAACTGGTTGTCATGTTCGGTGTCGTCATATTTTACAATTGCCCCCCTCACGACCGGTCCCTGTTTCAATCGGATCTTGTTTCCAGTATAGATACCTGCAGTCTCAGCAAGACAACTCACAAAGCCGGAACAGTTCGCGCCGACGAGCCGTGGAGTCATGTCATCCAAGATGTTATAGGCGTTAATCACAATCTCGGCCATCTCCCGCTCCAAGTTGGTTAAGCCGCCACCTCCCCAAGTCTGATAGGTGTCGGTAAAGGTTGTCCGATCGGCAATCTGCGCGCCGATCCGATCCTTCGCTTGGGTCAACAAGGTTTTGAAGAAGATCCGCGCCTCCTGGTTGATCTCCCCATCGCGTCCAGAATTGGTCCCCCAGGAAATCCGGGGGTTATTTTTCTTGTACCAGTCAATTTTTGCGAGTTCAGCGCAGGTGAAGCTATGAACCAGGTGCTCTTTGCTATAGGGGCACTCAAAGTAGTTGAACCCGGACGGCAGGAGCTCTGTTTCGTCATCAAGGAGTGTCAGAGAGCTGGTGACCTCGTCAACCGGGAGTTTTTTCAGGAGATAACGGCCGAAGAGAAAGTTGGAATTGTCCCACCAGTTGTTTCTGGATGAATCATCGAGTGCATCATGCCGGGCTTCAAGATCTTCGTAACTGATGTCCCCATAAAATTCCTGCTTGCCGATCGGGTAACAGCTCATCGCAACCTGGGGGATCCCCAAGAGAAAAGTTTGTTGATCCGGCACAATGACCCCGGCCCCGCATCCCTCGATGCGGCAGTGGTCGGTCAGGCGATAGAGGCGATAACTCCCAGCATTCGCCCTGAAGCCGGTGGAATGATGATCGGGGTGGGTAACCCTCTCTCCCATCGCGTCTTGATAGGCATTGAATTCATCGGTCAGGGGATACGTCGAACTTCGGTACGGGGAGCAGAAATAGCCGCTTCCATCCCCGATGAGGCCATTGGCCACAACCCAGTGCTCAGCACCATCAGCCGGATCGATCTCCTCGATCTGAAACTGGGGAGAGGGAATTTGGTTATAAAAGGCACCGGACGGTTCAAAAACCGTGGCAACGATACCGGCGGAGCCCGAGCCTCCTCCCGAACCTCCTATGGATCGTGACCCTCCTGTTACGGTCGATGAAGAACCTGACCCGGAAGAGGTTGGAGGTTCTACCAGACAGTAAGAATCACACCGATCGCCGGAGACGCTGTTTCCATCATCGCAGGTTTCTCCCCATTCCACAGTCCTGTTTCCGCAGACCGCTTCCCGCTGGCAGGAGGCGCTGCAGCCATCTTCACTGACCGCATTCCCGTCGTCACACGACTCACCGATCTCGACAGTCGCATTGCCGCACCGGGGACCGCTCTCCGATTCCTGCTCGCAAGCAGCACTGCAACTATCTCCATTATTTGTGTTGCCGTCGTCACAACCCTCCGGTAGCTCCAAGACCTGGTTCCCGCAGATCCCCGCGTTAGTGGCATATTTTAAATCTTTATTGGTCGCATCATAGTAACTGATGTGGGCCAGCCCCTGGGAATCGATCTCGAGAGAGTTATATTTTCCAACGTCGATTCCTGACGGAGAATCAACGGTCACTTTTGCCCAACTTCTTCCGGCAAGCGGCCTTTGGGCATATTTGAGGGTGTGGTGTTCGTTGTCATAGTAGCTAACATGGATAATCCCTCGGGTCCGATCAACGGCGATTTGACAGTCTCGCCCAACATCATTTGAGTCGTAAGAAGAGAGGGTGCCATCGATTCTGTCGCGTATCCAAGAGCCTGACTCAAAACGGGCATAGAACAAAGCATGCGAGTAAGAAGAATAATAGCAGGTATGGGCCTGATTGGCGGCATCGACGTCGATGGACAAAGATATTGTATGGGGAGATGGGTCCCCTGAAAGGAGGAGGTTGGTGCTGGTAATGGTGCCTGAACCGGCCCACGAGTAACTCCCATCACTCGCCGGAACCGATGACTTGCGGTAGCCGAGGATTGTCCTTCCCTCGGAGGTTAGGGAATAAACGATATGGATCGCTCCGGTCGGGTCAACGACTAGCGACTGAACACCGGCGACCGAATAAGGGGTGATCGGGGCACAGTGCCAGGTTGTTCCCTCGCGCCAGGCCAAGGCGAGCCGCTCTGAGGCGACAGTTGTTCCCAAACAGGAACCGGAACCGGATTTCTTGAAGGTGACGACCGGAGATCCCCAGGGGGTCAGGCCAAGGTCGGCGGCATTTCCCTGACCGGGAAACGACGAGACCGCCGAAAGGGAACCGACAAGCGGCTTGTCTTGATGAAAGAGGTTGTCTTCCCCGATGACAGCGGCCCTGCTGTAGAGAAAATGCATCCTTTCTCCAACGATTCTGAGTTTTCCGGTATAACCGGAACCTGTTGCAGTGACTCGAAATTGCCCCCACGATCCATTTTCCCTTTTTTTGAGATACATCAGGTCGTTCGTCATATCCCGGTAATAGGCGATATACGACCGGCCCTCGGGGCCCAAGGCCAGGGAGGAATATTTTCCGACCTCGTCGGTTCCGTCGTCAATAGTTTGAATATTCCATCGACGATTTCTGACCTCCGGTTCGGTCTGACAGAGCATATCGCAACCGTCGTAGGGTGTTGTGTTCCCGTCGTCACAGGCCTCACCGGTCGAGGCAATTCCATCGCCGCATCGGGGGAGCGTGCAATTATTCCGGCAGGCATCGGTATCAACGCTATCCCCGTCGTCGCAAGCTTCTCCCGCCGTCCGGATTCCGTTTCCGCAGGAGGTTGCGGTGCAGTTTAAGTCACAGCCGTCTCCATCGACCGCATTTCCATCGTCACAAATTTCAGTCGTCAAATCGCCAACGGCCCCGTTGCCGCAACGGGCCTCGTGGGTTTCATCGTTATCCTCCGGGTGATAGTCACCGGCCACTGTGATGTTTCCACCTGTATAACAACCGGGATCGGCGATATCCTCAAGGCCATCGGTATCGTTATCCACCCCATCGCTGCAGGCAAAGGTCACTTCGCAGCGATCGTTGCAGCCGTCTCCATTCACGACATTGCCGTCGTCGCAGGCTTCCCCAACCGTCTGGATTCCATTTCCGCAGGAGGTTGTGGTGCAGTTGGCATCACAGCCGTCTCCATTAACCATATTTCCGTCATCACACCCTTCCCCGGCACCGGCATCGATCGTTCCATCTCCGCAGGGAGAAAAAATAGTCATTGTGAAGGAATCACTGTTGTTCGTGGCATTGGTATCACTAGGATAGGAATCGACGAGAGTCGCTGTTGCCGTCAATTCACCTAGTTCCGTCGGTGTAACGGAAAATTGGATGCTTGCGTAACCCAAAGACTCGATTTCGTCGACCACACAAAGTGCCAGATGCGGATCTGTTGTATCGTAGCAACGTCCATCAGTTTCACCGATATCGCGAAGAGAAGAGATACTTCCTGAAAAATCGAACCTTACCACCACACCAGTTACTTCTTCAGAACCTGTCGGCATAATATGAATCAACAGCCTGTAGTTGAAGGGGAAACCCAACGCTCCTAACTCTTCATCAAGATCGCTCGGTGGTACGGCCGATAGAGCGTGTACCCAAAGATCAACCGCCTCCGCATGGCGAGGAGAGGTGAGCAGGACAGAAAGCACGATCAGGAGGATAGCCCAAAACTTCACATGTTTTAAATGTTGCAAACAACGTGCCATAACGAACATTTAGCTCTATTTATAACATGTTGAAATAAATGAGACTAATCAAAACGTCGGTTCCAAAACATTATTATAATGATAAAAGTTATCAAATTGATAAAATAATTAGGTGAGAAAGGACGAGGGACTTCTCGATTCAGCCATTGCCCAACCGACTCAAAGTGTTTATTGAAAAAACCAATCTAGAACTTTACGATTTAATGATGAAATTGGCCAATAAGCCTATGACCCGCGACGAACTCGCCGAATGGTTTCGAAAAAATTCCCGAAAAAAGAGGCGTTGAGCCCAAATCATCCCTCCCAGGGGAGATATATGTATTTTTATATGGCTTTTTTTGCCCAAAAGTGTAGTCTATCCCGGTGAAGGAGACCTTCGAATGGGATGCAAGAAAGGATCAGTTCAATCAGGCGAAACATGGGGTTTCGTTTGGGCAGGCGCAATATGCCTTCGCAGATCCTCGTCGTGTCATCATGAGGGATGTAACGCACAGTGCCGGGGAAGCTCGGTATTATTGCATAGGGCAGGCAAGTGGAGGAATATTGACGGTACGATTCACCTATCGAAAGGGCGTAATTCGCATTTTTGGGGCTGGATACTGGAGAAGGGGTAAGGCGATTTATGAAAAAGAAAATCAAATACACCAATGAACCGATGGGGGTCTTGAAAGTCGTAGAGGATTTTCTCCCTCCGCCTCATGAGCTGGTCTTCAAGAAAGAAAACATGAAGGTAACGATCTCTCTGAGTCGAGCTAGTATTGAATTTTTCAAGAGAAAGGCCAAAGAGCAACATACCCAGTATCAGAAGATGATCCGAAAGCTCATTGATCTTTACACCCTGCATTATCAATAAGAACGGATCTCTGCCCTCTTCGACAGCAACACCGATTTGTTATATCTTTGTTATAACAGAAGAAAGTATGGGTTCTTGTTAGGTTGACATTTCAACTTCCCATGGCATCATCATGACCATTCCATGAAAAAACTTCGTCTTGCCCTTTTGATCCTTTTGATCGGCCTCTCATCGCCTTCTTATTCCGAGAAAAAAGAGGTCAAAAACAACGAAGATCTCTATAAACATCTCGACCTCTTCACGAAGGTCCTTCATTTTGTTCAGATAAACTACGTCGAAGAGGTTTCCGAAAAGGATATGATCTATGGGGCGATCCGTGGGATGCTCGCCACGCTGGATCCCCATTCCGCTTTCCTCTCCCCCGATATTTATGACGAACTCAAGGTCGACACCGAAGGGAAGTTTGGTGGTGTCGGGATTGAAGTCACTATGAAAGACAATATCCTGACGGTCGTCTCTCCGATCGAAGGAACGCCGGCTTACGAGGCCAAAATTCGTGAGGGGGACAAGATCCTGAAGATCGATGAGGTCTCGACACGGGAAATGACCTTGCCCGATGCGGTCAAAAGAATGCGGGGGAAAAGGGGGAGCAAGATCACCCTCACGATCAAACGGGAAAACAGGGAACCTTTCAATGTTACCCTGATTCGCAATATTATCCGGATCCAGAGTGTCCGATCGGAGTTGATTGAAGGGGGATACGGTTATCTCCGAATCTCCTCCTTCCAGGAGGAAACCGGAAAAGAACTCGAAAAATCCCTTAAGAAATTTAAAGAACCACTGCGGGGGCTGATTATTGATTTAAGAAACAACCCTGGAGGCCTTCTGGATCAAGCGATAGAGGTTGCCGATCGATTCTTAAAAGAAGGAACGATCGTTTCCACAGTGAGCCGCAATGAAGAGACCGATAAACAGGAGGCGGTCAAGGCCGGCAATGAACCCGACTACCCGATCGTTGTCCTGATCAATGGAGGAACCGCATCGGCGAGTGAGATTGTCGCGGGGGCTCTTCAGGATCACAAGCGAGCCGTACTTTTGGGAACCCAAACTTTTGGCAAGGGATCGGTACAAACGATCTTCGAGGTGGGACAAGGGGCCGCCTTGAAACTGACCGTCGCGCGCTATTTCACCCCCTCGGGGCGATCGATCCAGGCAGAGGGGATCAAACCGGATTTGATGGTCTCGACACCGGAATCGGCTGAAGCGATCAAGCTCTCAGAACGCCTCGTGCGTGAAAAAGATCTCAAGGGGCATCTCGAAGGGGAAAAGGAAAAGAATGGAAAGAAGAGCGCTGAGGCCGAGGAAGAAACCGAAATCGACTTTCAAAAAGAGGCGGCGATCAACTACCTGAAGAGCTGGGATGTTTTCCAGAAGAAAGAGTAAGCCTCCGAACCGTCTCGCGTCGGATCGCCTGAATCGTCCTTGGCATCGCGCTGTTTACCGCCCACCGCACCAGAAATTTTGGGACATGCGAACCGGGGTTGACCTTCACATAATACTCGAGACGGGTCGTTTTCCTGTCCCCCTGATTCGGTTCAAATTGGATATACCCCTCCATCGACTCGAGGTTTCCGGCAGCCAGCGTCCATTCCGCACGATAGATCCCCCTCTCCGACCTGGTTTCGATATCCTTCATATCAAGGACCAGCCATTTATTTGAGATGGGCCAGGGGACATTGAAAAATTGAAAGTGCAGATGCCGCCATTCCCCCCCCTTCCGACGCAAGGGCTCTACGGAAAAGACCTGGGGACCCAACGCTTCATACAAATCATCGACATCATCGGTCTCTTTGACCTGTTCAACAATTTTTAAATTAACCAATCGACTGTCGATGAGACGCGCAATGCCGATCTTGTCCCATTGGTTAACATCTATATAGATCTCCCAGACAAACTGCGGTGGGGCCGGGATCGTCGCCACCATCTTGCCCCAAACCATTTTCCCTTCGTATCCCCCATCGGAAAAAAACTCTTCCCCAAGCGCCGCAAGCGAATAGAAAACAAGAATTGTCAGGAGGATTCGTTTAAACATGGAGGGAGAAGGAGCTCATTAGACCTTGTCGGAGGGGGGAGGACCTGGAATAAGGATCTTCAAACGTTGCCCCGGCTGAACCTGCCTGTGATGGGTGATCTTGTTCCACCGCTTGATCTCCTGAACGCTGACATTATATTGCTTCGCAATCTCCCACAGCGTATCTCCGGGCCTGACGGTATGAACCGTAAAGCTCCCTCCTGATCTCACTAGCGGGGATTGGATCTTCGGCATCGGCTTTTTCAGTGCCACCTTCTTCCCCGATGCCTTCGCGCGATGTTTCCCCTTTTCCTTGAAGACAGGGTCTTTAAACCGCTCCCCTTCGGGAGGACTGTTCGGAATCAAGATCTGCTGGCCGGCATCAAGACGCCCTTCCGGACTGACCCGATTCACTGCCGCTAAAAATTTAGGCGGGATCCGGTATCGGGAGGCGATCTGAGTCAAGGATTCTTTTCCTTTGACCTCATGAACCGAGGTCGCGATCCTTTCCGCTGGTGTCAGCGCAGCGTAACGAACCTTGAATCGGTCCTCTGTCCCATGAGGGACCTTCAGCTCATAGTCTGGATAATGAGGCGGTGTGACCCACAGGCTCAACTCGGGATTCAAGACCTTGATCTCTTCATAGGTGACCCCTGCGCATTCAGCAGCGACGCGAAGGTCAGTGGGTGTCTCGATAATCACCTTGTCGTAGTGAACCGGATCTTCATACGGAACATCGGCGAAACCATACTCCTTCGGATTTTTGCTGATGAGGGCTGCCGCAATCAACTTGGGGACATAATTTTTCGTTTCACGCTTCAGATACTTTCGTCTCGACATTTCCCAAAAATCCTCGGTTCGATACCGATAGATCGCGCGTTGGATCTTCCCCTCTCCCGCGTTGTAACCTGCTGCGGCGAGATACCAGTCATCGAAACGATCGTGGAGATCCTTCAGATACTTCGCAGCGGCAACGGTCGATTTTTCAGGATCACGACGCTCATCAATCCAGGCATCGACTCGAAGGCCGTAACGGAGCCCGGTACGATAGATGAACTGCCATGTCCCGGTCGCTCGTGCGCGGGAATAGGCATGGGGATTGAAACCACTCTCAATGAGCGCGAGATAGACCAGATCCTCCGGCAGACCGTACTGTCGCAGGATCTTCTTCATCATCGGGATATATTTTCCGGAACGGCTCAGATAAAGGGTGAACCGTTCCCTGCCGGCCCCCTGAAAATAAGTAATCCAGTCCTGTACACGATCGTTCATCACGAGAGGGACCGGTTCTGCCTGAAATTCTGCGAAGTGATCCTGCGGGATTGCATTTTCGACCGAGTTGTCGACGGCGCTGCCCCTCTTAGGCATCATCGCGCAACCAGAGGAAAGCAGGGAAGTTGTACACAAGAAAATTCCGAGGATGTTGAGAAAGCGCCCAGATGCAAGGCGCCTGACGAGGCCCGACTGAGGCGTACTTGGATCGTACGCCGCAAGGAGCGGCCGAGAAAGGCAACGCCGCAGATGGGCCTTTATCAACATCCTAGTCCGCATGTTTGCGCAAGAAAGTCGGGAT
This genomic stretch from Deltaproteobacteria bacterium harbors:
- a CDS encoding DUF4215 domain-containing protein; amino-acid sequence: MKFWAILLIVLSVLLTSPRHAEAVDLWVHALSAVPPSDLDEELGALGFPFNYRLLIHIMPTGSEEVTGVVVRFDFSGSISSLRDIGETDGRCYDTTDPHLALCVVDEIESLGYASIQFSVTPTELGELTATATLVDSYPSDTNATNNSDSFTMTIFSPCGDGTIDAGAGEGCDDGNMVNGDGCDANCTTTSCGNGIQTVGEACDDGNVVNGDGCNDRCEVTFACSDGVDNDTDGLEDIADPGCYTGGNITVAGDYHPEDNDETHEARCGNGAVGDLTTEICDDGNAVDGDGCDLNCTATSCGNGIRTAGEACDDGDSVDTDACRNNCTLPRCGDGIASTGEACDDGNTTPYDGCDMLCQTEPEVRNRRWNIQTIDDGTDEVGKYSSLALGPEGRSYIAYYRDMTNDLMYLKKRENGSWGQFRVTATGSGYTGKLRIVGERMHFLYSRAAVIGEDNLFHQDKPLVGSLSAVSSFPGQGNAADLGLTPWGSPVVTFKKSGSGSCLGTTVASERLALAWREGTTWHCAPITPYSVAGVQSLVVDPTGAIHIVYSLTSEGRTILGYRKSSVPASDGSYSWAGSGTITSTNLLLSGDPSPHTISLSIDVDAANQAHTCYYSSYSHALFYARFESGSWIRDRIDGTLSSYDSNDVGRDCQIAVDRTRGIIHVSYYDNEHHTLKYAQRPLAGRSWAKVTVDSPSGIDVGKYNSLEIDSQGLAHISYYDATNKDLKYATNAGICGNQVLELPEGCDDGNTNNGDSCSAACEQESESGPRCGNATVEIGESCDDGNAVSEDGCSASCQREAVCGNRTVEWGETCDDGNSVSGDRCDSYCLVEPPTSSGSGSSSTVTGGSRSIGGSGGGSGSAGIVATVFEPSGAFYNQIPSPQFQIEEIDPADGAEHWVVANGLIGDGSGYFCSPYRSSTYPLTDEFNAYQDAMGERVTHPDHHSTGFRANAGSYRLYRLTDHCRIEGCGAGVIVPDQQTFLLGIPQVAMSCYPIGKQEFYGDISYEDLEARHDALDDSSRNNWWDNSNFLFGRYLLKKLPVDEVTSSLTLLDDETELLPSGFNYFECPYSKEHLVHSFTCAELAKIDWYKKNNPRISWGTNSGRDGEINQEARIFFKTLLTQAKDRIGAQIADRTTFTDTYQTWGGGGLTNLEREMAEIVINAYNILDDMTPRLVGANCSGFVSCLAETAGIYTGNKIRLKQGPVVRGAIVKYDDTEHDNQFIIRSDIAGDCQAKRALNSDARFNVSDCIPSYGRREDGGIVEDYFPDDPGVEIYDPAPAESGPHFLASRPAPAVKSAPGYACLVAGKLAHQMIHAYFLRTLGHNRMESYPSPEALWEEEQANMTEALVIDALTALNYCPGPLTNTFQKEDFVRSTWTTRYGTATGVGGGNRGKRFYYPSPPVGYDGIFLGPFYTNMSNIAYALYSHDPESARNLALHHAICPILDPPSLMNNNGLSVVPFSLPEPADSRSWTDHPINERNPPADQIGRDQQINRLRNQGGKR
- a CDS encoding BrnT family toxin is translated as MKETFEWDARKDQFNQAKHGVSFGQAQYAFADPRRVIMRDVTHSAGEARYYCIGQASGGILTVRFTYRKGVIRIFGAGYWRRGKAIYEKENQIHQ
- a CDS encoding CopG family transcriptional regulator, translated to MKKKIKYTNEPMGVLKVVEDFLPPPHELVFKKENMKVTISLSRASIEFFKRKAKEQHTQYQKMIRKLIDLYTLHYQ
- a CDS encoding S41 family peptidase, with the translated sequence MKKLRLALLILLIGLSSPSYSEKKEVKNNEDLYKHLDLFTKVLHFVQINYVEEVSEKDMIYGAIRGMLATLDPHSAFLSPDIYDELKVDTEGKFGGVGIEVTMKDNILTVVSPIEGTPAYEAKIREGDKILKIDEVSTREMTLPDAVKRMRGKRGSKITLTIKRENREPFNVTLIRNIIRIQSVRSELIEGGYGYLRISSFQEETGKELEKSLKKFKEPLRGLIIDLRNNPGGLLDQAIEVADRFLKEGTIVSTVSRNEETDKQEAVKAGNEPDYPIVVLINGGTASASEIVAGALQDHKRAVLLGTQTFGKGSVQTIFEVGQGAALKLTVARYFTPSGRSIQAEGIKPDLMVSTPESAEAIKLSERLVREKDLKGHLEGEKEKNGKKSAEAEEETEIDFQKEAAINYLKSWDVFQKKE
- a CDS encoding transglycosylase SLT domain-containing protein, which codes for MMPKRGSAVDNSVENAIPQDHFAEFQAEPVPLVMNDRVQDWITYFQGAGRERFTLYLSRSGKYIPMMKKILRQYGLPEDLVYLALIESGFNPHAYSRARATGTWQFIYRTGLRYGLRVDAWIDERRDPEKSTVAAAKYLKDLHDRFDDWYLAAAGYNAGEGKIQRAIYRYRTEDFWEMSRRKYLKRETKNYVPKLIAAALISKNPKEYGFADVPYEDPVHYDKVIIETPTDLRVAAECAGVTYEEIKVLNPELSLWVTPPHYPDYELKVPHGTEDRFKVRYAALTPAERIATSVHEVKGKESLTQIASRYRIPPKFLAAVNRVSPEGRLDAGQQILIPNSPPEGERFKDPVFKEKGKHRAKASGKKVALKKPMPKIQSPLVRSGGSFTVHTVRPGDTLWEIAKQYNVSVQEIKRWNKITHHRQVQPGQRLKILIPGPPPSDKV